A window of Rufibacter sp. LB8 contains these coding sequences:
- a CDS encoding LutB/LldF family L-lactate oxidation iron-sulfur protein, producing MGTKLKQFLLDSETKAFDLDHRQKIRFNIGKYNAAVQNGMAAYDHHELARERASFLKTQTINNLDKYLVEFENNFTKRGGKVIWAQNAAEALKEIGLIMKRKRAKSVVKSKSMSTEEIHLNDFLEKNGIETVETDLGEYIVQLNEQRPYHIVTPAMHMSKKDIAELFHRKLGIPMTDDAQQLVLTARNLLRDKYTSAEVGITGANFLIADIGAIAVTENEGNARLSTTFPKTHIAVVGIEKLIPSMVDLDLFWPLLSTSGTGQNITIYNTLLTGPRQPTEKDGPEEMYVILLDNGRTNLLAKPEQREALNCIRCGACLNVCPVYKNIGGHTYETTYSGPIGSVITPHLAGFEENKHLSYASSLCGACTSVCPVKIPLHNLLLLNRKQSVEEGLVDKNEKLAFRAFAYGMKNRKLINFAPAAVKNFVLRKLQQDTWAIRREPLTAPAQSFNEQWRKQRGTS from the coding sequence TTGGGCACTAAACTAAAACAATTTCTGCTGGACTCAGAGACCAAGGCATTTGACCTGGACCATCGGCAGAAAATACGGTTCAACATAGGCAAGTACAACGCGGCGGTGCAGAACGGCATGGCAGCCTATGACCATCATGAGCTGGCGCGTGAGCGGGCCTCGTTTTTAAAGACGCAGACCATTAATAACCTTGACAAGTATTTGGTGGAATTTGAGAACAACTTTACCAAGCGCGGCGGCAAGGTAATCTGGGCGCAGAACGCCGCCGAGGCGCTCAAGGAGATTGGCCTGATCATGAAACGAAAGCGTGCCAAGAGCGTGGTCAAGTCCAAGTCCATGAGTACCGAGGAGATTCATCTGAATGATTTCCTGGAGAAAAACGGCATTGAAACCGTGGAGACCGATCTGGGCGAATACATTGTGCAGCTGAATGAGCAGCGTCCCTACCACATTGTCACGCCGGCCATGCACATGTCTAAGAAAGACATCGCCGAGCTTTTCCACAGGAAACTGGGCATCCCCATGACAGATGACGCGCAGCAGTTGGTACTTACCGCCCGCAACCTGCTCAGAGACAAATACACGTCCGCGGAAGTGGGCATTACCGGCGCTAATTTTCTGATTGCCGATATTGGCGCCATTGCGGTCACGGAGAATGAAGGTAACGCCCGGCTTTCCACCACCTTCCCAAAAACGCACATTGCCGTAGTGGGCATTGAGAAACTGATTCCCAGCATGGTGGACCTGGACCTGTTCTGGCCTTTGCTCAGCACCAGCGGCACCGGGCAGAACATCACTATTTACAACACGTTGCTCACCGGCCCGCGCCAGCCCACCGAGAAAGATGGCCCGGAGGAAATGTACGTGATCTTGCTGGACAACGGCCGCACCAACCTCTTGGCCAAGCCAGAGCAGCGCGAGGCGCTCAACTGCATACGCTGCGGCGCGTGCCTGAACGTGTGCCCGGTGTACAAGAACATAGGCGGCCACACCTATGAAACCACTTACAGCGGCCCCATTGGCTCTGTCATTACGCCGCACTTGGCCGGGTTTGAGGAGAACAAGCACTTGAGTTACGCCAGTTCATTGTGCGGCGCCTGCACCAGCGTGTGCCCGGTCAAGATTCCGTTGCACAATCTGCTTTTGTTAAACCGCAAGCAAAGCGTGGAAGAAGGTTTGGTGGATAAGAATGAGAAGCTGGCGTTCAGGGCGTTTGCCTACGGCATGAAAAACCGAAAGCTGATCAATTTCGCGCCGGCGGCGGTCAAGAACTTTGTGCTTAGAAAACTACAGCAAGACACCTGGGCAATTAGAAGGGAACCCCTCACGGCACCGGCGCAGTCTTTCAATGAACAATGGCGCAAGCAGCGCGGAACCTCCTAA